A single genomic interval of Arachis duranensis cultivar V14167 chromosome 7, aradu.V14167.gnm2.J7QH, whole genome shotgun sequence harbors:
- the LOC107458036 gene encoding choline-phosphate cytidylyltransferase 2, translating into MKPQPQFDISSSDNIGDTEGAIDRSSEHRMLPPPVDRPVRVYADGIYDLFHFGHARSLEQAKKSFPNTYLLVGCCNDEITHKYKGKTVMTEAERYESLRHCKWVDEVIPDAPWVINQEFLDKHNIDYVAHDSLPYADTSGAANDVYEFVKAIGRFKETKRTEGISTSDIIMRIVKDYNQYVLRNLDRGYSRKELGVSYVKEKRLRVNRRLKTLQEKVKEHQEKVGEKIQIVKRTASMHRNEWVENADRWVAGFLEMFEEGCHKMGTAIRDRIQERLRGQQSRDGSFLLQNGKDGEDVDSDEYYYDDDSEEEYFEEYYDDDEVKPESNRDEENKK; encoded by the exons TTTGATATCAGTTCAAGTGACAACATTGGTGACACAGAAGGAGCAATAG ACCGCAGCAGTGAACATCGGATGTTACCACCTCCCGTGGACCGCCCTGTTCGTGTGTATGCGGACGGCATCTATGATCTCTTCCACTTCGGTCATGCCCGTTCCCTGGAGCAAGCCAAGAAATC ATTTCCGAATACTTACTTGCTGGTGGGTTGCTGCAACGATGAGATCACCCACAAATACAAAGGCAAAACTGTTATGACTGAGGCCGAACGTTACGAATCCCTTCGCCACTGCAA ATGGGTGGATGAAGTCATTCCCGATGCTCCCTGGGTCATCAACCAAGAGTTCCTCGATAAGCACAACATCGACTATGTAGCTCATGACTCTCTTCC TTATGCTGATACAAGTGGTGCTGCCAATGATGTTTATGAATTT GTTAAAGCTATTGGCAGATTTAAGGAAACAAAACGAACAGAAGGAATATCCACATCAGACATTATAATGAGGATTGTCAAGGATTATAACCAATATGTGCTGCGCAATTTGGATCGTGGCTACTCTAGGAAAGAGCTCGGTGTCAGTTATGTCAAG GAGAAGCGACTCAGGGTCAATAGAAGGTTGAAAACATTACAGGAGAAGGTCAAGGAGCACCAAGAAAAGGTTGGCGAAAAG ATCCAAATTGTTAAAAGGACTGCCAGTATGCACCGCAATGAATGGGTTGAAAATGCTGATCGTTGGGTTGCTGGATTTCTTGAGATGTTTGAAGAAGGTTGTCATAAGATG GGCACTGCTATTAGGGATCGAATTCAAGAGAGGTTAAGAGGTCAACAATCAAGAGACGGATCTTTTCTTCTACAAAATGGCAAGGATGGTGAGGATGTCGATTCTGATGAGTATTACTATGATGATGATAGCGAAGAAGAATATTTTGAAGAGTATTATGATGATGACGAGGTCAAGCCTGAGAGTAATCGggatgaagaaaacaaaaagtag